From the genome of Spinacia oleracea cultivar Varoflay chromosome 2, BTI_SOV_V1, whole genome shotgun sequence, one region includes:
- the LOC110788994 gene encoding uncharacterized protein isoform X4 produces the protein MQEFSATVASHIRFLLQSLNGSNSDSVLQELCQFTEQGLEGSLLIMQSLLDFMNIFETEAKNVHLHPVISSVFRFILDKPNFSTVLCQSLRKLTVRDGFLENLSNALGLSLSEKIAVGLAFSESENSDARLVGTNFCMRQIEGLFANPSTIESTEKIQNIFMFLHRCEGLSKHVDTFTQMLSLMPLKEGVPFILAPMVPDDLNETKFLRSMDLFYDSNEDDFDAIVAEMEKEISMADVMKELGYGCTISASKCKEILSLFMPLTEASIARILGIVVRSHAGLEENTSTFSSFLSAIGSNPLSDLPFLSSWDVNVLVETIKQLAAETNWVGVMENLDHEGFYIPNENAFTFFMTIFKHACQDSFPLHAICGSVWKNSEGQLSFLKYAVSAPSESFTFAHSIRQLVYVDSVHGLQSQPGQSNYAWLCLDLVDVLCQLAERGHAATIQSMLEYPLKHCPEVLLLGVAQIHTTYNLLQHEVSSTVLPMIIANAGSKGVILHLWHINHYLVLRGFADVLANDPDSIHRILDICQETKILNHVLERMPFSFAIKLAAVASHKELLDLERWLSDNLMTSKDTFFKECFKYVKEVQSQIVSEENSNRLHQTASSANPGSQSSLVILKVLKANAQATTSKSLCDEIEKMHVSLMNGSLVQQNDGVTDLSTSAIETEANSYFQRMFSERFTIDEMVQMLACFKESSDKREQSIFECMISNLFEEYRFFPKYPERQLGIAAVLFGSIIKHQLVTHLTLGIALRCVLDALRKPADSKMFVFGTKALEQFINRLDEWPQYCNHILQISHLRGTHLELVAYIEGVLARQSHGGNGPVDQLNITSLGATVNEITGSTTSQLGQPLSSPLPIQPRPPVLVDDGNKVASSMNSFTKPLVASSAQSNATSLADAVGISKTPSPLAASGMLSSSQGVPRSRGGFGSALSIETLLVAAERRETPIEAPSTDVQDKLSFMFNNIGPSTVEKKATEFLELIKEDCYPWFAQYMVMRRASVEPNYQEMYLKFLDKINSKALYKEIVQETYENCKVLLGSELIKSSAEERSLLKNMGSWLGRLTIGRNQVLRSRDIDPKSLIMEAYEKGLMIAVIPFTSKILEPCQSSLAYQPPNPWTMGILALLAEIYAMPNLKMNLKFDIEVLFKNLGVQIKEVTPTSLLRDRVRVVEGNPDFSNKEFVAPQPPISSEDQVAIPEPMEPPKPQLPVPISPYVVPAEDDKGGSMGFSDQLPSAQGLLQSTGSQSPYSMAQLPPTIPSLGAHVVVNSKLNTMGLHGHFQRVLPLAMDRAIKEIVPGIVQRSVSIASQTTKELVIKDYALESAESRIYNAAHLMVASLSGSLAHVTCKEPLRGSISSQLRNMLQGVNIGSEILEQYVQLVTNDNLDLGCAMIEQAAQEKAVQTIDAEISQQLSMRRKHRESPGSSIYDASIYAQGAMGVLPETLRPTPGRLSVSQQRVYEDFVRLPWQNQQSSQSANTTLVAHSPSPAGGSFPRTLSASSGQLSANVYSSGLGNTSYGVGAQPVDLVSEELEPSSTQILSTASLSQIRTSDNVGSQRTEIDSTLVSSSGVPAMESQPVESAASIKESGITSQSPPQGSAPLVSSLAEPSLTTGDALDKYQLVALKLETALTSEGGEAEFQSIVSEVPQIILRCVSRDEAGLAVAQKVFKALYENGGSGLHTAAHLAILAAIRDVCKLVVKELTSWVIYSDEERKFNKDITVGLIRRELLNLAEYNIHMAKLLDAGRNKIATEFAVSLLQTLVNEEPKVISELQTLVEALSKLAARPGSPELLQQLVETAKIPAATVGGITSPSTGKDDKNRQARDKKVSQSVASRGEYNNVEIMEPDAASFQKQVSLLFAEWYRLSELPLGTDAQCIRFILQLHQNGLLRGDDITDRFFRVLLEISVSHFGEVMQSTPQVQSSFLAIDIYAKLVYSILKHCPVDQGSGKLFLLPKILTITVRSIQKDADEKKEEFNPRPYYRLFINWLLDFGSLDLVHEGVNFQVLSAFANAFHTLQPLKVPAFSFAWLELVSHRTFMPKLLAANSQKGWPFLHRLLVDLFQFMEPFLRNAEMGDLIRFLYKGTLRVLLVLLHDFPEFLCDFHFSFCDVIPPSCIQMRNIILSAFPRNMRLPDPSTPNLKIDLLEEMSQAPRILSEVEAALKAKQMKADVDEFLRTMQSSPFLSDLKQRLLLSPSEASHAGTCYNVPLINSLVLYVGMQAVQLLQSRNRSQPQPVSSDPLAVKAALDIFQTLMKDLDTEGRYLFLNAIANQLRYPNTHTHYFSVILLYLFSDANQEIVQEQITRVLLERLIVNRPHPWGLLITFIELIKNPGYNFWNRTFTRCAPEIEKLFESVSRSCGGPKPVNESMVGSGGLSDNAH, from the exons ATGCAGGAGTTTTCAGCGACGGTCGCCAGCCATATCCGCTTCCTTCTGCAGAGCTTGAATGGATCCAACTCTGATTCTGTGCTTCAAGAGCTTTGTCAG TTCACCGAACAAGGTTTGGAAGGAAGCTTATTGATCATGCAGAGTTTGTTGGACTTTATGAATATATTTGAGACAGAGGCAAAGAATGTTCATCTGCACCCAGTTATATCGTCAGTTTTTAGATTCATATTGGATAAACCGAATTTCAGTACTGTTCTCTGCCAGTCCCTTCGAAAGCTTACAGTTAGAGATGGATTCCTCGAAAATTTATCAAATGCATTAGGTCTCtcactttctgaaaaaattgCTGTTGGTCTTGCATTTTCAGAGTCAGAAAATTCTGATGCCAGACTGGTTG GGACAAATTTCTGCATGAGACAGATCGAGGGGTTGTTTGCGAATCCTAGCACCATTGAATCAACTGAGAAAATCCAGAATATTTTTATGTTCCTTCACCGATGTGAGGGCCTCTCAAAGCATGTAGATACTTTTACACAGATGTTGAGTTTAATGCCTCTGAAAGAGGGCGTGCCATTTATTTTGGCTCCCATGGTCCCAGACGACCTGAATGAGACCAAATTTCTCAG GAGCATGGATTTGTTCTATGATTCCAATGAAGACGACTTTGATGCTATTGTTGCCGAAATGGAGAAGGAGATCAGTATGGCTGATGTCATGAAAGAACTAGGCTATGGATGCACCATCAGTGCTTCAAAATGCAAGGAAATATTGTCTCTTTTTATGCCACTAACTGAAGCAAGCATTGCCAGGATACTGGGCATTGTTGTCCGTTCTCATGCTGGTCTCGAGGAAAACACATCTACTTTTTCGTCATTCCTCTCAGCAATTGGAAGCAACCCTTTGTCTGATCTTCCATTTCTCAGTTCCTGGGATGTCAATGTCCTTGTCGAGACAATTAAACAACTT GCAGCTGAAACCAACTGGGTTGGAGTTATGGAGAATCTGGACCACGAGGGATTTTACATTCCTAACGAGAATGCTTTTACATTTTTCATGACCATTTTCAAGCATGCCTGTCAG GATTCCTTCCCCCTCCATGCTATTTGTGGTTCAGTTTGGAAGAATTCTGAGGGGCAACTATCCTTTCTGAAGTACGCGGTATCTGCGCCATCTGAATCATTTACCTTTGCCCATTCAATTAGGCAACTG GTGTATGTTGATTCAGTACATGGTCTACAATCTCAACCTGGACAGTCCAATTATGCATGGTTATGTCTTGATCTTGTTGATGTATTGTGCCAATTAGCTGAGAGGGGTCATGCGGCTACAATCCAGTCAATGCTTGAATATCCACTTAAGCATTGCCCTGAAGTACTACTACTTGGGGTAGCACAAATCCAT ACCACTTATAATCTTCTTCAGCATGAAGTTTCCTCTACTGTTCTACCGATGATAATTGCTAATGCTGGCAGTAAGGGAGTAATCCTTCACCTCTGGCACATCAACCATTATTTGGTATTGCGTGGATTTGCTGATGTTCTAGCTAATGATCCAGACAGCATTCACAGGATTTTAGATATATGCCAGGAAACAAAG ATTCTCAACCATGTCTTGGAGCGGATGCCTTTTTCTTTTGCTATCAAACTTGCAGCAGTTGCTTCTCACAAGGAGCTTTTAGATCTCGAGAGATGGCTGAGTGATAATTTAATGACAAGTAAAGACACCTTTTTTAAG GAGTGCTTCAAGTATGTTAAAGAGGTTCAGAGCCAAATAGTATCAGAAGAGAATTCTAACAGGCTGCATCAAACTGCTTCATCTGCTAATCCTGGCTCCCAGAGTTCTTTGGTCATCTTGAAG GTCCTTAAAGCCAATGCCCAAGCAACGACTTCCAAAAGTCTTTGTGATGAAATTGAAAAAATGCATGTATCGCTGATGAATGGCAGTTTGGTTCAGCAGAATGACGGAGTTACTGATTTATCCACCTCAGCTATTGAAACAGAGGCAAATTCCTATTTCCAGCGCATGTTTTCTGAACGGTTTACTATTGATGAGATGGTTCAAATGCTTGCATGTTTCAAAGAATCCTCTGATAAAAG GGAACAATCTATTTTTGAGTGCATGATCTCCAATCTGTTTGAAGAATATAGATTTTTCCCTAAATACCCCGAGAGACAGCTTGGAATTGCTGCTGTATTATTTG GCTCTATCATCAAGCATCAGCTAGTAACACATCTGACACTTGGTATTGCACTACGTTGTGTTTTGGACGCTTTGCGAAAGCCTGCAGATTCTAAG ATGTTTGTGTTTGGTACCAAAGCACTGGAGCAGTTTATCAATCGTCTGGATGAGTGGCCCCAATATTGCAATCATATCTTGCAGATATCTCACCTGCGTGGTACTCATCTAGAACTTGTTGCGTACATTGAAGGGGTTCTTGCCCGACAATCACATGGTGGAAATGGTCCTGTTGACCAACTAAATATCACTTCTCTGGGAGCAACAGTCAATGAG ATAACTGGATCGACTACTTCACAGTTGGGGCAGCCACTTTCCTCTCCTTTGCCAATTCAACCTCGCCCCCCAGTGCTGGTAGATGATGGAAATAAAGTTGCTTCAAGTATGAATAGCTTCACAAAGCCACTTGTAGCTAGTTCGGCTCAATCTAATGCTACATCTTTAGCTGATGCAGTTGGCATTTCAAAG ACTCCGAGTCCACTGGCTGCATCTGGAATGCTGTCGTCTTCTCAAGGAGTTCCTCGTAGCCGAGGAG GGTTTGGTTCTGCATTGAGCATAGAGACCCTGCTTGTTGCTGCAGAACGAAGAGAAACTCCAATAGAG GCTCCATCGACTGACGTTCAGGACAAACTTTCATTCATGTTCAATAACATCGGTCCTTCTACTGTGGAAAAGAAGGCCACCGAATTTTTAGAACTTATAAAAGAGGATTGTTATCCCTGGTTTGCTCAATATATGGTGATGAGAAG AGCTAGTGTTGAGCCGAATTATCAAGAAATGTATCTGAAGTTTCTGGACAAGATCAATTCAAAAGCGCTGTATAAGGAAATAGTTCAAGAGACATATGAGAACTGCAAG GTTCTTTTGGGCTCTGAGCTCATAAAATCAAGTGCTGAAGAGCGCTCTTTGCTAAAGAATATGGGGAGCTGGCTTGGGAGACTTACAATTGGACGGAATCAAGTTCTTAGGTCTCGTGATATTGATCCTAAGTCTTTGATTATGGAG GCTTACGAGAAAGGATTGATGATTGCTGTGATTCCTTTCACCTCCAAG ATATTGGAACCTTGTCAAAGCAGTCTAGCTTATCAGCCTCCAAATCCTTGGACAATGGGGattcttgccttgcttgctgagATATATGCAATGCCAAACCTAAAGATGAATCTTAAATTTGACATCGAG GTGCTGTTTAAAAACCTTGGTGTTCAGATAAAAGAAGTGACTCCCACTTCTCTTTTACGGGACCGTGTGCGGGTTGTTGAAGGAAATCCTGATTTTTCAAACAAAGAGTTTGTTGCACCACAACCTCCAATTTCTTCTGAAGATCAAGTTGCAATACCAGAGCCCATGGAGCCTCCTAAACCCCAGCTTCCTGTTCCAATTTCTCCG TATGTTGTTCCTGCGGAGGATGATAAAGGAGGGAGTATGGGGTTTTCTGATCAGCTTCCTTCAGCTCAAGGACTGCTACAATCTACTGGTTCTCAGTCGCCATATAGCATGGCTCAG TTACCTCCAACAATTCCTAGTCTTGGAGCACATGTCGTTGTGAATTCGAAGCTTAATACTATGGGCCTACACGGGCACTTTCAGAG AGTGCTCCCACTTGCTATGGATAGAGCTATTAAAGAAATCGTGCCTGGTATAGTGCAGCGTAGTGTTTCCATTGCTTCTCAAACTACTAAGGAGCTTGTTATTAAG GATTATGCCTTGGAATCAGCTGAGAGTCGCATATATAATGCTGCACATCTGATGGTTGCTAGTCTTTCTGGTAGCCTAGCTCATGTGACTTGCAAG GAACCTTTGCGTGGCTCAATATCTAGTCAGCTACGCAACATGCTTCAAGGAGTGAACATTGGAAGTGAAATTTTAGAACAGTATGTGCAGCTCGTTACTAATGATAACCTCGATTTGGGTTGTGCAATGATTGAACAAGCAGCACAAGAAAAG GCTGTGCAAACAATTGACGCGGAAATCTCTCAACAATTATCTATGAGAAGGAAGCACAGAGAAAGTCCTGGTTCCTCGATATACGATGCTAGCATATATGCACAAGGTGCGATGGGCGTCTTGCCAGAAACTCTTCGTCCTACCCCTGGGCGCTTATCTGTTTCCCAGCAACGTGTTTATGAG GATTTTGTGAGGCTTCCCTGGCAAAATCAACAGTCGAGTCAAAGTGCTAATACTACATTGGTTGCTCACTCTCCTTCCCCTGCTGGTGGGAGCTTCCCCCGCACTTTAAGTGCTTCTTCAGGACAACTAAGTGCGAATGTCTATTCCTCTGGACTAGGGAATACTAGTTATGGTGTTGGTGCTCAGCCTGTTGATCTTGTTTCTGAAGAGTTGGAACCATCTTCAACACAGATACTAAG CACTGCTTCTCTTAGCCAGATTAGAACTTCTGATAATGTGGGTTCCCAGCGCACTGAGATTGATTCAACCCTGGTGTCTTCTTCTGGTGTTCCAGCCATGGAATCACAACCAGTTGAATCCGCTGCAAGTATTAAG GAATCTGGAATAACCTCTCAATCACCACCACAGGGATCTGCGCCTTTAGTATCTAGTCTCGCAGAACCTTCATTAACTACTGGAGATGCACTGGACAAATACCAGTTAGTTGCACTGAAG CTGGAAACTGCGCTAACTAGTGAGGGCGGAGAAGCGGAATTTCAG TCTATTGTTTCGGAGGTTCCACAGATCATACTAAGATGTGTCAGTCGAGATGAAGCTGGTTTAGCTGTCGCACAAAAG GTTTTCAAAGCTTTGTATGAGAATGGAGGTAGTGGTTTGCACACTGCTGCTCATCTTGCAATTCTAGCTGCAATTCGTGATGTGTGCAAGCTTGTGGTGAAGGAGCTTACAAGCTGG GTGATTTATTCGGACGAGGAACGGAAGTTCAATAAGGATATTACTGTTGGCCTGATAAGAAGGGAGTTATTGAACTTggctgaatataatattcatatGGCAAAGCTTCTTGATGCGGGAAGGAACA AAATTGCGACAGAGTTTGCTGTTTCACTTCTCCAAACGTTGGTGAATGAAGAACCTAAGGTCATTTCGGAGCTTCAGACTTTAGTTGAAGCCCTGTCTAAG CTTGCTGCGAGGCCTGGGTCACCTGAGTTGTTGCAACAACTAGTTGAAACGGCAAAAATCCCAGCTGCTACTGTTGGTGGCATTACCAGTCCTAGTACCGGAAAGGATGATAAGAACAGACAAGCAAGAGATAAAAAG GTTTCTCAATCTGTGGCAAGTAGGGGAGAATACAACAATGTAGAAATCATGGAGCCAGATGCCGCTAGTTTTCAGAAGCAG GTTTCTCTACTTTTTGCAGAGTGGTACCGGCTATCTGAACTTCCTCTTGGAACTGATGCTCAGTGTATAAGATTCATTTTACAGCTACATCAAAATGGTTTACTCAGAGGGGATGACATAACAGACCGCTTCTTCCGGGTTCTTTTG GAAATCTCTGTGTCACATTTTGGTGAGGTGATGCAATCAACTCCACAAGTGCAGTCCTCCTTCCTCGCCATTGATATTTACGCTAAATTAGTATATTCAATCTTGAAG CATTGTCCAGTGGATCAAGGATCAGGCAAACTCTTTCTCTTAccaaag ATTTTAACTATAACTGTGAGATCAATTCAAAAAGATGCCGATGAAAAGAAAGAGGAATTTAATCCTAGGCCTTACTATAGGCTCTTTATTAATTGGCTGTTAGACTTCGGTTCGTTAGACCTTGTGCACGAAGGTGTTAATTTCCAG GTTTTATCAGCTTTTGCAAATGCATTCCATACCTTGCAGCCTCTTAAAGTACCTGCTTTCAG CTTTGCATGGCTTGAGCTAGTTAGTCACCGAACTTTCATGCCTAAATTGCTTGCTGCCAACTCACAGAAGGGGTGGCCCTTTCTTCATCGTTTATTAGTAGACTTATTCCAGTTCATGGAGCCTTTCTTGAGGAACGCTGAAATGGGAGATTTG ATACGCTTTCTGTACAAAGGAACTCTGAGAGTGCTGCTGGTGCTGCTGCATGATTTTCCAGAATTCTTGTGCGACTTTCATTTTAGTTTTTGTGATGTCATACCTCCCAGCTGCATACAGATGCGAAATATTATCCTCAGTGCTTTTCCTCGCAACATGAGACTTCCAGATCCTTCAACTCCAAACTTGAAG ATTGATTTGCTGGAAGAGATGAGCCAAGCACCTCGTATATTGTCCGAAGTCGAAGCAGCTCTGAAGGCAAAGCAGATGAAAGCTGATGTTGATGAGTTTCTCAGG ACAATGCAATCATCCCCATTTCTGAGTGATTTGAAGCAGAGATTACTACTTTCGCCTAGTGAGGCTTCCCATGCTGGGACCTGTTACAATGTACCTCTGATCAATTCACTTGTGCTGTATGTTGGGATGCAG GCAGTTCAGCTGCTTCAGTCACGGAACCGGTCACAACCTCAGCCAGTTAGCAGTGATCCGTTGGCAGTCAAAGCAGCATTAGATATATTTCAAACTTTAATGAAGGATCTGGATACTGAAGGCCGCTATCTATTTCTAAATGCGATTGCTAACCAGTTGCGTTATCCCAATACTCACACACATTACTTCTCCGTCATCCTCCTCTATTTATTTTCTGATGCTAATCAG GAGATCGTTCAGGAACAGATAACCCGAGTACTGTTGGAAAGACTAATTGTTAATAGGCCACATCCATGGGGACTGCTGATTACATTCATTGAACTAATCAAG AACCCTGGATATAATTTCTGGAACCGTACCTTCACAAGGTGTGCACCTGAAATAGAAAAATTGTTCGAGTCGGTTTCCAGATCATGTGGGGGTCCAAAGCCTGTTAATGAGAGCATGGTTGGCTCAGGAGGATTGTCCGATAACGCTCATTGA